A stretch of the Malus sylvestris chromosome 10, drMalSylv7.2, whole genome shotgun sequence genome encodes the following:
- the LOC126586019 gene encoding protein root UVB sensitive 2, chloroplastic-like, which translates to MSFHLFLEFISGRFGPPYSAAGILIPFVQSPISLHHLPPPMKLFEKIMMRKKEPDKAPAPPEVPAYWIETSESVSYRCEFDPSGQLSVKILDDSRPVFLKVADSFVNKFFPSGYPYSVNEGYLRYTQFRALQHLTSAALSVLSTQSLLFAAGLRPTPAQATVVSWVLKDGMQHMGKLICSNLGARMDSEPKCWRILADVLYDFGTGLEVLSPLCPQLFLQVAGFGNFAKGMAVVAARATRLPIYSAFAKEGNLSDLFAKGEAISTVFNVIGMGAGIQLASTVCSSMQGKMVVGPLLSMVHVYCVIEEMRATPINTLNPQRTAMIVADFLKTGKVSSPADLRYREDLLFPGRLIKDAGNVRVGRSFHEVIKPSKLGELKGMFPEEKFLLSRGNKGVDMLLEQNASGEDALRGWLVAGYTADIEKSFRVPSPSALEEAYEKMNDVFGPFVLELQAKGWHTDRFLDGTGSRFAWGSNLGTDNYSKRY; encoded by the exons ATGTCGTTTCACTTGTT CCTTGAATTTATTTCCGGGCGGTTTGGCCCTCCCTATTCTGCCGCCGGAATTCTTATCCCCTTTGTACAGTCACCCATTTCACTCCACCACCTTCCCCCTCCGATGAAATTGTTC GAGAAGATAATGATGCGGAAGAAGGAGCCAGATAAAGCTCCAGCCCCTCCTGAGGTGCCGGCGTACTGGATCGAAACCTCCGAGTCGGTCTCCTACCGCTGCGAGTTTGACCCCAGCGGTCAACTCTCT GTGAAGATTCTtgatgactcgagaccagtgtTCCTTAAGGTCGCTGACTCGTTCGTCAATAAATTTTTCCCCTCGGGATATCCATATAG TGTAAATGAAGGATATCTCAGATACACCCAATTCCGGGCACTGCAGCACTTAACCAGTGCAGCCCTGTCAGTGCTTTCAACTCAG TCACTCCTATTTGCTGCAGGCTTGCGACCAACCCCTGCACAAGCAACTGTTGTAAGTTGG GTTCTAAAGGATGGGATGCAGCACATGGGAAAGCTTATATGTAGTAATCTGGGCGCAAGAATGGATTCCGAGCCTAAATGTTGGAGAATTTTGG CTGATGTGCTCTATGACTTTGGCACTGGCTTGGAAGTTCTTTCTCCTTTGTGTCCacagctttttcttcaagttgCAGGTTTTGGCAATTTTGCAAAG GGGATGGCAGTTGTTGCAGCGAGAGCAACAAGATTACCAATTTATTCAGCCTTTGCAAAAGAGGGCAATCTTAGTGATCTGTTTGCCAAAGGGGAGGCAATCTCAACTGTGTTCAATGTCATTGGAATGGGAGCAGGGATCCAATTAGCATCTACTGTCTGTTCGTCTATGCAAGGAAAG ATGGTTGTTGGGCCTCTTCTTTCAATGGTACATGTATACTGTGTCATTGAAGAAATGCGGGCAACTCCTATCAACACGTTGAATCCACAGAGGACTGCAATGATTGTGGCTGATTTTCTGAAGACGGGAAAAGTATCAAGCCCTGCTGACCTGAGGTATCGGGAAGACCTCCTATTCCCTGGGCGACTCATAAAGGATGCCGGAAATGTGAGAGTGGGAAGGTCATTCCACGAGGTCATTAAGCCTTCAAAACTTGGTGAATTGAAAGGAATGTTCCCTGAAGAGAAGTTTCTTTTAAGTCGTGGAAACAAAGGGGTTGACATGTTATTGGAGCAAAATGCTTCCGGCGAAGACGCATTGAGGGGGTGGCTTGTTGCTGGATACACTGCAGATATAGAGAAGTCTTTTCGTGTGCCGAGTCCGAGCGCACTGGAAGAGGCTTACGAGAAGATGAATGACGTATTTGGTCCATTTGTATTGGAACTGCAGGCCAAGGGGTGGCATACCGATCGATTTCTCGATGGAACAGGAAGCCGTTTTGCGTGGGGGTCGAATCTAGGTACAGATAATTATTCTAAAAGATATTGA
- the LOC126586021 gene encoding uncharacterized protein LOC126586021 isoform X1 produces the protein MKMDSEAAQKASSNNPSVMLASLLSRRAKLQDELRGIEKQVYDLETSYLQDPTQCGNVLKGFEGFLSSSKNTNLLKRSRKFQPEDRMFSLSSVTSPAAEELAAARDDGRSDFGPGRSKGGIYANGQGKPKKGRPAPRDVKRIRPSEQDYDYEDDAEMS, from the exons ATGAAAATGGATTCAGAAG CAGCGCAAAAGGCGTCGAGCAATAATCCGTCGGTAATGCTCGCTTCTCTTCTGAGTAGGAGAGCCAAGCTTCAAGATGAACTCCGAGGCATTGAAAAACag GTGTATGATTTGGAGACTAGTTATCTGCAGGATCCAACTCAATGTGGAAATGTACTAAAAGGTTTTGAAGGGTTTCTATCATCATCCAAGAACACTAACCT CTTGAAGCGATCTAGGAAATTTCAGCCTGAAGATAGAATGTTTTCATTATCTTCTGTTACATCACCAGCA GCAGAGGAACTTGCGGCTGCACGAGATG ATGGGAGATCAGACTTTGGTCCAGGTCGGTCCAAAGGCGGTATATATGCAAATGGGCA AGGAAAACCGAAGAAGGGAAGACCTGCACCGAGGGACGTGAAGAGAATCAGGCCAAGCGAACAAGATTACGACTATGAAGATGATGCCGAGATGTCATAG
- the LOC126586021 gene encoding uncharacterized protein LOC126586021 isoform X2: MKMDSEAQKASSNNPSVMLASLLSRRAKLQDELRGIEKQVYDLETSYLQDPTQCGNVLKGFEGFLSSSKNTNLLKRSRKFQPEDRMFSLSSVTSPAAEELAAARDDGRSDFGPGRSKGGIYANGQGKPKKGRPAPRDVKRIRPSEQDYDYEDDAEMS; the protein is encoded by the exons ATGAAAATGGATTCAGAAG CGCAAAAGGCGTCGAGCAATAATCCGTCGGTAATGCTCGCTTCTCTTCTGAGTAGGAGAGCCAAGCTTCAAGATGAACTCCGAGGCATTGAAAAACag GTGTATGATTTGGAGACTAGTTATCTGCAGGATCCAACTCAATGTGGAAATGTACTAAAAGGTTTTGAAGGGTTTCTATCATCATCCAAGAACACTAACCT CTTGAAGCGATCTAGGAAATTTCAGCCTGAAGATAGAATGTTTTCATTATCTTCTGTTACATCACCAGCA GCAGAGGAACTTGCGGCTGCACGAGATG ATGGGAGATCAGACTTTGGTCCAGGTCGGTCCAAAGGCGGTATATATGCAAATGGGCA AGGAAAACCGAAGAAGGGAAGACCTGCACCGAGGGACGTGAAGAGAATCAGGCCAAGCGAACAAGATTACGACTATGAAGATGATGCCGAGATGTCATAG
- the LOC126586022 gene encoding actin-depolymerizing factor, producing MAAMSFRGLSRPNASCAMGVSDESKNTFMELQRKKVHRYVIFKVEEKKREVVVEKIGGPAESYDDFVAALPDNDCRYAVYDFDFVTSENCQKSKIFFIAWSPSTSRIRAKMLYATSKDRFRRELDGIHYEIQATDPTEMDLEVLRDRAH from the exons ATGGCTGCAATGTCTTTCAGAGGGCTCAGTcgg CCAAATGCTTCATGTGCCATGGGGGTTTCTGATGAGAGCAAGAACACTTTCATGGAGCTGCAGAGAAAGAAGGTTCACCGCTATGTGATATTCAAGGTTgaggagaagaagagggaggtCGTAGTTGAAAAGATTGGTGGTCCGGCGGAGAGCTATGATGATTTTGTGGCAGCTTTGCCTGATAATGATTGTCGATATGCCGTATATGACTTTGATTTCGTAACTTCTGAGAACTGTCAAAAGAGCAAGATCTTCTTCATCGCATG GTCCCCTTCGACCTCTCGAATCCGTGCGAAGATGCTCTACGCCACATCTAAAGACAGGTTTAGGAGGGAGCTGGACGGTATCCACTACGAGATTCAGGCTACTGACCCAACAGAGATGGATCTTGAGGTGCTCAGAGACCGTGCCCATTGA
- the LOC126586681 gene encoding inorganic phosphate transporter 1-4-like, which yields MAREQLQVLNALDVAKTQWYHFTAIIIAGMGFFTDAYDLFCISLVTKLLGRIYYHVEGAAKPGILPPNVSAAVNGVAFCGTLAGQLFFGWLGDKMGRKKVYGMTLMLMVICSVASGLSFGHTPKSVMSTLCFFRFWLGFGIGGDYPLSATIMSEYANKKTRGAFIAAVFAMQGFGILAGGIFAIISAASFKALFDAPTYEVNALASTVPQADYLWRIIVMVGAIPAAMTYYWRMKMPETARYTALVAKNAQKAASDMSKVLQVEIEAEPQKAEPSANTFALFSKEFMRRHGLHLLGTTSTWFLLDIAFYSQNLFQKDIFSAIGWIPPAKTMNAIEEVYRIARAQTLIALCSTVPGYWFTVALIDRIGRFTIQLMGFFFMTVFMFALAIPYDHWTHKDNRIGFVAIYSLTFFFANFGPNATTFVVPAEIFPARFRSTCHGISAASGKLGAIVGAFGFLYLAQNQDKAKADAGYPAGIGIKNSLIALGVVNFLGILFTFLVPESNGRSLEEMSGENEEESESVAVELEHSGYNNRTVPVV from the coding sequence ATGGCTAGAGAGCAATTACAGGTGCTTAATGCGCTTGATGTAGCAAAaacacaatggtaccatttCACTGCAATTATCATTGCTGGAATGGGATTCTTCACAGatgcatatgatctcttctgcATATCTTTGGTGACCAAGTTGCTCGGCCGCATATACTACCACGTTGAAGGCGCAGCGAAGCCTGGGATATTGCCTCCGAATGTGTCAGCTGCCGTAAATGGTGTGGCGTTTTGTGGAACCCTGGCAGGCCAGCTCTTCTTTGGCTGGCTTGGTGACAAGATGGGAAGGAAGAAAGTTTATGGAATGACTCTTATGCTTATGGTCATATGTTCTGTTGCTTCAGGTCTCTCATTTGGGCATACCCCAAAATCCGTTATGTCAACGCTTTGTTTCTTCCGGTTCTGGCTAGGGTTTGGTATTGGCGGTGACTACCCTCTCTCTGCCACAATCATGTCTGAGTATGCTAACAAGAAGACTCGAGGAGCTTTCATTGCTGCTGTCTTTGCCATGCAGGGGTTTGGAATTTTAGCTGGTGGAATATTTGCTATTATCTCTGCGGCCTCGTTTAAAGCGTTGTTTGATGCTCCAACATATGAGGTCAATGCACTTGCCTCAACCGTTCCACAAGCGGACTATCTGTGGAGGATTATTGTGATGGTAGGAGCAATTCCAGCTGCAATGACTTACTACTGGCGCATGAAGATGCCTGAAACTGCCCGTTACACCGCCCTGGTTGCAAAAAATGCGCAAAAGGCTGCATCCGACATGTCAAAGGTTCTGCAGGTTGAAATTGAAGCAGAACCACAGAAGGCTGAGCCAAGTGCTAATACATTTGCTTTGTTCTCCAAGGAGTTTATGCGCCGCCATGGACTTCACTTGCTTGGAACAACAAGCACTTGGTTCTTGCTTGACATTGCATTCTACAGCCAAAATCTGTTCCAAAAGGATATTTTTAGTGCGATCGGATGGATTCCTCCTGCAAAGACTATGAATGCTATTGAAGAAGTTTACAGAATCGCAAGGGCGCAAACTCTTATTGCATTGTGCAGTACTGTCCCGGGCTACTGGTTTACGGTAGCTCTCATTGACAGGATTGGAAGATTTACAATTCAGTTGATGGGATTCTTCTTCATGACAGTGTTCATGTTTGCACTGGCTATTCCCTATGATCACTGGACTCACAAGGACAACCGAATTGGGTTCGTGGCGATCTACTCATTGACCTTCTTTTTTGCAAACTTTGGTCCTAATGCAACAACATTTGTTGTGCCGGCTGAGATCTTCCCAGCTAGGTTCCGGTCTACTTGTCATGGAATCTCAGCTGCGTCCGGGAAGCTTGGTGCCATAGTTGGTGCATTCGGTTTCTTGTATTTGGCTCAGAACCAAGATAAGGCCAAGGCAGATGCAGGGTACCCTGCAGGCATCGGGATTAAGAACTCGCTCATTGCGTTGGGTGTGGTCAACTTCTTGGGGATATTGTTCACTTTCTTGGTGCCTGAATCAAATGGGAGGTCGTTGGAGGAGATGTCGGGTGAGAACGAAGAAGAAAGCGAAAGCGTGGCAGTGGAGTTGGAGCACTCAGGCTATAACAACAGGACAGTTCCAGTTGTGTAG